Proteins from a genomic interval of Neisseria arctica:
- a CDS encoding sodium-independent anion transporter, whose translation MVETPSQAVFIRIDESLYFPNARFLENHISHIVHTHPKTEHIVLACSAVNPIDTSALESLSNINSRLK comes from the coding sequence ATAGTAGAAACACCGTCGCAAGCCGTATTTATCCGCATCGACGAAAGCCTGTATTTTCCAAACGCACGTTTTCTCGAGAATCACATCAGCCATATCGTGCATACGCACCCCAAAACCGAACACATTGTTTTGGCTTGTTCCGCCGTCAACCCTATTGACACTTCCGCACTAGAAAGCCTGTCCAACATTAACAGCCGCCTGAAATAA
- a CDS encoding ProQ/FINO family protein: MTQETALGAALKSAVQTMSKKKQTDMIADHIYNKFDVFKRFKPLALGIDQDLIAALPQFDPTLISRVLANHCRRPRYLKALARGGKRFDLNNRFKGEVSPEEQAIAQQHPAVQQALAAQAERKAAAENAPADAAKNEATAENSKSAE; encoded by the coding sequence ATGACTCAAGAAACCGCTTTGGGTGCGGCGCTGAAATCCGCTGTACAAACCATGAGCAAAAAGAAGCAAACCGATATGATTGCCGACCACATCTACAATAAATTCGATGTGTTCAAGCGTTTCAAACCTCTGGCTTTGGGTATCGACCAAGATCTGATTGCCGCCCTGCCCCAATTTGATCCCACCCTGATTTCCCGGGTTTTAGCCAACCACTGCCGCCGCCCCCGCTATCTGAAGGCACTGGCACGCGGTGGCAAACGCTTCGACTTAAACAACCGTTTCAAAGGCGAAGTCAGCCCGGAAGAACAAGCAATCGCCCAACAACACCCTGCCGTGCAACAAGCATTAGCAGCCCAAGCCGAGCGTAAAGCCGCCGCTGAAAATGCCCCTGCTGATGCAGCCAAAAACGAAGCCACTGCCGAAAACAGCAAATCGGCCGAATAA
- the grxB gene encoding glutaredoxin 2: MKLYIYDHCPFCVRTRMIFGLYNLPLEEVILQNDDEATPIGLIGTKQVPILEKPDGTHMAESLDIVRFVNEYGGGCLAENIRPEIQQWFNKVNEYQNKLVQPRDVLLGLPEFSTQSAIDYFVKKKEKNIGNFQTNLSKTKSYLERLHQDLAELDNWAKAPNALNGEISMEDILIFPILRNLTMVRGLELPPKVQEYVETMSEQSKVPLFFDRAL; encoded by the coding sequence ATGAAACTGTATATTTACGATCATTGTCCGTTTTGCGTACGGACACGGATGATTTTTGGCCTATATAATTTGCCGTTAGAGGAAGTGATTCTACAAAATGATGACGAAGCCACACCCATAGGATTAATCGGTACCAAGCAAGTGCCTATTTTAGAGAAACCAGATGGTACGCATATGGCCGAAAGCTTGGATATCGTACGCTTTGTTAATGAATATGGCGGCGGTTGCCTTGCTGAAAATATACGCCCTGAAATTCAACAGTGGTTCAACAAAGTCAACGAATATCAAAACAAGCTGGTTCAACCGCGCGATGTGTTACTGGGACTACCCGAATTCTCTACCCAATCGGCAATTGATTATTTCGTGAAGAAAAAAGAGAAAAATATCGGTAATTTCCAAACCAATCTAAGCAAAACCAAAAGCTATCTGGAGCGCCTGCATCAAGATTTGGCCGAATTGGATAACTGGGCAAAAGCTCCAAATGCCCTAAACGGGGAAATCAGTATGGAGGATATCTTGATTTTCCCGATTCTACGCAACCTTACTATGGTACGCGGACTGGAACTTCCCCCTAAAGTACAAGAGTATGTTGAGACCATGAGCGAACAAAGTAAAGTCCCTCTGTTTTTCGACCGTGCTCTATAG
- a CDS encoding DUF1289 domain-containing protein: MEQLEFFDIPSPCIGVCEANSKGYCKGCLRSREERLFWLKMSSTQKHQVIRLIAMRRHKLQKLAWESRQLVVLLPEQMDFEF, encoded by the coding sequence ATGGAACAACTTGAATTCTTCGACATTCCCAGCCCCTGTATCGGTGTTTGCGAAGCCAACAGTAAAGGCTATTGCAAAGGCTGTTTACGCAGCCGTGAAGAACGTCTTTTTTGGCTAAAAATGAGCAGCACCCAAAAACATCAAGTTATCCGTCTGATTGCGATGCGTCGCCACAAACTCCAAAAGCTGGCTTGGGAAAGCCGCCAACTGGTTGTCTTACTGCCTGAACAAATGGATTTTGAGTTTTAA
- a CDS encoding MBL fold metallo-hydrolase: MSNSPVVQAFFDQASNTFSYAVRDPQSNACAIIDSVLDFDYASGRTVLDSADKIIRHIETEKLTTEWILETHVHADHLSAAPYLHERLGGQTGIGSHITAVQNTFGKIFNAGTEFARDGSQFDRLF, from the coding sequence ATTTCGAACAGCCCTGTCGTTCAAGCTTTTTTCGACCAAGCAAGCAATACCTTCAGCTATGCAGTGCGCGATCCACAATCCAATGCTTGTGCGATTATCGACTCGGTGCTTGATTTCGATTACGCCTCCGGACGCACCGTTTTGGATTCAGCCGATAAAATTATCCGCCATATCGAGACCGAGAAATTAACAACCGAATGGATTTTAGAAACCCATGTCCATGCCGACCATCTTTCCGCAGCCCCGTATCTGCATGAAAGGCTGGGTGGGCAAACAGGTATCGGCAGCCATATCACCGCCGTTCAAAATACTTTCGGTAAAATTTTCAACGCAGGAACTGAATTTGCACGAGACGGCAGCCAATTTGACCGCTTGTTTTAA
- a CDS encoding THUMP domain-containing class I SAM-dependent RNA methyltransferase, producing the protein MMTLYSLFITCPRGLENILADELQVQGCTEIAATDGGAACKGSLEQVYRINLHSRTASRVLLRLTKGTYRNEQDIYKLARNIRWADWFVLSQTFKVKVEGKRAQVKSLDFVGLKIKDALCDAFRDVCGERPSVGKFNPDVRVHAFIDEKTVQIFIDTSGEALFKRGYRQDTGEAPLRENLAAGLLLLAGYNGSQPFQDPFCGSGTIAIEAAWIAANRAPGLMRRFGFEKLVGFDKALWDKIRREAEQKISFKTVAPISGSDNDRAMIRAAMANAQAAEVDDLIRWEVKDAQSVRPNGSGGIMISNPPYGVRLAEVQALQALYPQLGAWLKQYYAGWLIGMFTGDREMPKFMRLSPKRKIPLYNGNLDCRLFLLEMVQGSNR; encoded by the coding sequence ATGATGACGCTTTACTCTCTCTTTATTACTTGCCCGCGTGGCTTGGAAAATATATTGGCTGACGAATTGCAGGTACAAGGCTGCACCGAAATTGCCGCTACCGACGGTGGTGCGGCTTGCAAGGGCTCATTGGAGCAGGTTTACCGCATCAATTTGCACTCGCGCACGGCTAGTCGCGTTTTGTTGCGCCTAACTAAAGGCACTTACCGCAACGAGCAAGATATCTACAAGTTGGCGCGCAATATCCGTTGGGCGGATTGGTTTGTTTTATCGCAAACTTTTAAAGTAAAAGTAGAGGGCAAGCGTGCGCAGGTGAAAAGCCTGGATTTTGTCGGTTTGAAAATCAAAGACGCTTTGTGCGATGCGTTTCGCGACGTATGCGGCGAACGTCCGAGCGTGGGAAAATTCAACCCCGATGTGCGCGTACATGCTTTTATTGATGAAAAAACGGTGCAGATTTTTATCGATACCAGTGGTGAGGCATTATTCAAACGCGGCTACCGGCAAGACACGGGAGAGGCTCCTTTGCGGGAAAACTTGGCGGCCGGTTTGCTGTTGTTGGCGGGATATAACGGTAGCCAACCGTTTCAGGATCCTTTTTGCGGCAGCGGCACGATTGCTATCGAGGCGGCATGGATTGCCGCCAACCGTGCTCCGGGTTTGATGCGTCGTTTCGGTTTTGAAAAATTGGTCGGGTTCGATAAGGCCTTGTGGGATAAAATCCGCCGTGAGGCAGAACAAAAAATCAGTTTCAAAACCGTTGCGCCTATTTCAGGCAGTGATAATGATCGTGCCATGATACGTGCCGCTATGGCTAATGCTCAGGCTGCCGAAGTGGACGATTTGATCCGCTGGGAGGTAAAAGATGCACAGTCGGTACGTCCCAACGGTTCGGGCGGGATTATGATTTCCAATCCTCCTTATGGCGTGCGCTTGGCGGAGGTGCAGGCATTGCAGGCTCTTTATCCGCAACTGGGCGCATGGTTGAAACAATATTATGCAGGCTGGCTGATCGGTATGTTTACCGGTGATCGGGAAATGCCGAAGTTTATGCGCCTTTCGCCGAAGCGTAAAATACCGCTTTATAACGGTAATTTAGATTGCCGTTTGTTTTTACTGGAAATGGTGCAGGGGTCGAACCGTTGA
- a CDS encoding pseudouridine synthase, giving the protein MQNTENNEPLRLSKRMAELGLCSRREADSYIESGWVKVNGKTAVLGQKVTRGDRIDLQKQAHEQQAARVTILLNKPVGYVSAQAEKGYKAAVELITPENHWEGDTSRIQYSEQHKFGLAPAGRLDIDSVGLLVLTQDGRIAKQLIGENSSSEKEYLVRVRGKLSEEGLRLLNHGLSLDGERLKPAEVSWQNEDQLRFVLKQGKKRQIRRMCELVGLRVVGLKRIRMGKVKLGRLPPGKWRYLNVNEQF; this is encoded by the coding sequence ATGCAAAATACAGAAAATAACGAACCGTTACGCCTTTCCAAACGTATGGCCGAACTCGGGCTGTGTTCCCGCCGGGAGGCCGATAGTTATATTGAGAGCGGATGGGTGAAAGTAAACGGTAAAACTGCCGTTCTCGGGCAAAAAGTTACCCGTGGCGACCGTATCGATCTGCAAAAGCAGGCACATGAACAGCAGGCTGCAAGAGTGACCATTTTACTGAACAAGCCCGTGGGCTATGTAAGCGCGCAAGCAGAAAAAGGTTATAAAGCGGCCGTGGAGCTGATTACCCCTGAAAACCATTGGGAGGGTGATACCAGCCGTATCCAATACAGCGAACAGCATAAATTCGGTTTGGCACCGGCCGGGCGTTTGGATATCGATTCGGTAGGTCTGCTGGTGTTGACACAGGACGGACGCATTGCCAAACAATTAATCGGCGAAAACAGCAGTTCGGAAAAAGAGTATCTGGTACGCGTGCGCGGCAAACTCTCAGAAGAAGGCTTGCGCTTGTTGAATCACGGTTTGAGTTTGGATGGTGAGCGTCTTAAACCGGCCGAGGTGTCATGGCAAAACGAAGATCAATTACGCTTCGTACTCAAGCAAGGTAAAAAACGTCAGATCCGCAGAATGTGTGAGTTGGTCGGTTTGCGCGTAGTGGGCTTAAAGCGCATACGGATGGGCAAAGTCAAACTCGGCCGCCTGCCACCCGGAAAATGGCGCTATCTAAATGTAAACGAGCAGTTTTAA
- a CDS encoding RelA/SpoT family protein, giving the protein MNSSSPAPSSIAPNLENYRQWFDIYADKISEADAKLLKRALALAEESYPEGAATPVGEPLLSNLMGAAQMVAEMDLLSDAIAATLLTDISAYREDWREVVTEQCGASVCNLVAGIDEVQKLTHFAKVDSLATPEERNQQAETMRKMLLAMVSDIRVVLIKLALRTRTMQFLGSQPDSEDKRELAKETLDIFAPLANRLGVWQLKWQLEDLGFRHQNPEKYKEIARLLDEKRTERLEYIENFLQSLRIELDKYGISYDVAGRPKHIYSIYKKMVKKKLTFDGLYDIRAVRILVESIPECYTTLGLVHSLWQPIPGEFDDYIAQPKGNGYKSLHTVVVGPEDKGVEVQIRTFDMHQFNEFGVAAHWRYKEGGKGDSAYEQKIAWLRQLLDWRENMAGSDKEDLAGAFRTELFSDTIYVLTPHGKVLSLPAGATPIDFAYALHSSIGDRCRGAKVEGQIVPLSTPLENGQRVEIITAKEGSPSVNWLYEGWVKSSKAISKIRAFIRQQNSEAVRENGRNQFEKQIAKISPKPNLQDLAEKLGFKQIDDLYTAVGQGELSPRAIQKACGALHEPKPEPVSETNIVKQSKIKKSGKNGVLIDGEDGLLTTLAKCCKPAPPDEIVGFVTRERGISVHRTNCPSFKHLAEQSPDKVLPATWAGTQDGQVFAVDIEIRAQDRGGLLRDVSDALARHKLNVTAVQTQSRDLEASMRFTVEVRQVDELPRVLASLSDVKGVLSVTRL; this is encoded by the coding sequence ATGAACAGTAGTTCGCCGGCACCCAGCAGCATCGCTCCTAATTTGGAAAATTACCGCCAATGGTTTGATATTTACGCGGATAAGATTTCGGAGGCTGATGCCAAACTGCTTAAGCGTGCATTGGCGTTGGCAGAAGAAAGCTACCCTGAGGGAGCTGCAACGCCGGTGGGAGAACCACTGCTGAGCAATCTGATGGGTGCGGCTCAAATGGTGGCCGAGATGGATTTACTTTCCGATGCGATTGCGGCTACGCTGTTGACCGATATTTCTGCATATCGGGAGGATTGGCGCGAAGTGGTAACCGAACAATGCGGTGCCAGCGTATGTAATTTGGTTGCCGGTATTGATGAGGTACAGAAGTTAACCCATTTTGCTAAAGTTGACAGCTTGGCTACTCCGGAAGAACGGAACCAGCAGGCGGAAACCATGCGTAAAATGCTGCTGGCAATGGTTAGCGATATCCGTGTGGTATTGATTAAACTGGCGTTGCGTACGCGTACTATGCAGTTCTTAGGATCACAGCCCGATAGTGAGGATAAGCGCGAGCTGGCTAAGGAAACATTGGATATTTTTGCCCCATTGGCTAACCGCTTGGGCGTGTGGCAGCTGAAATGGCAGCTTGAGGATTTGGGTTTTCGCCATCAGAACCCTGAAAAATATAAAGAAATCGCCCGCCTTTTAGATGAAAAACGCACCGAGCGGCTGGAATATATTGAAAATTTCCTGCAAAGCTTACGTATAGAATTAGATAAATATGGCATTAGTTATGATGTGGCCGGGCGGCCGAAGCACATTTATTCCATCTATAAAAAGATGGTGAAAAAAAAGCTGACGTTTGACGGTTTATACGATATCCGAGCCGTGCGGATTCTGGTAGAAAGCATCCCCGAATGCTATACCACGCTGGGGCTTGTACACAGTTTATGGCAACCCATTCCGGGAGAGTTCGACGATTATATCGCCCAACCCAAGGGGAACGGTTATAAAAGCCTGCATACGGTTGTAGTAGGGCCTGAAGACAAAGGTGTCGAAGTACAGATTCGAACGTTTGATATGCACCAGTTTAACGAGTTCGGCGTGGCGGCGCACTGGCGTTACAAAGAGGGTGGCAAAGGCGATAGTGCTTATGAGCAGAAAATCGCTTGGCTGCGCCAGCTGTTGGATTGGCGCGAAAATATGGCCGGAAGTGATAAAGAGGATTTGGCAGGCGCATTCAGAACCGAATTGTTCAGCGATACCATTTATGTTCTTACCCCGCATGGCAAAGTATTATCGCTACCGGCGGGTGCGACGCCGATTGATTTCGCTTATGCGTTGCACAGCAGTATAGGCGACCGCTGCCGCGGTGCGAAAGTAGAAGGGCAGATCGTACCGCTTTCCACACCGTTGGAAAACGGTCAAAGGGTAGAAATTATAACTGCTAAAGAAGGTTCTCCTTCTGTAAACTGGCTTTATGAGGGTTGGGTAAAAAGCAGTAAGGCAATCAGTAAAATCCGTGCTTTTATCCGTCAGCAAAACAGTGAGGCCGTGCGTGAAAACGGTCGGAACCAGTTTGAGAAGCAAATCGCTAAAATCTCGCCCAAGCCTAATTTGCAGGATTTGGCCGAAAAATTGGGTTTTAAGCAAATCGATGATTTATATACTGCCGTAGGGCAGGGAGAGCTTTCACCCCGTGCTATTCAAAAGGCTTGCGGTGCGCTGCATGAGCCTAAGCCCGAGCCGGTGAGCGAAACCAATATCGTTAAACAGTCTAAAATCAAAAAAAGCGGTAAAAACGGGGTTTTGATTGACGGTGAGGATGGCCTGCTGACTACTTTGGCAAAATGCTGCAAGCCGGCACCTCCTGATGAAATTGTCGGTTTTGTTACTCGGGAGCGCGGTATTTCTGTGCATCGAACCAATTGTCCTTCATTTAAACATTTGGCCGAGCAATCGCCTGATAAAGTGTTACCGGCAACATGGGCGGGTACTCAGGACGGACAGGTATTTGCGGTAGATATCGAAATCCGTGCACAAGATCGGGGCGGTTTGTTGCGTGATGTTTCTGATGCATTGGCAAGACACAAGCTCAATGTGACGGCGGTGCAAACCCAGTCTCGCGATTTGGAGGCGAGTATGCGCTTTACCGTTGAAGTAAGGCAGGTTGACGAATTGCCGCGCGTACTGGCGAGTTTGTCGGATGTAAAAGGTGTGTTGAGTGTAACCCGGCTATAA
- the ilvA gene encoding threonine ammonia-lyase, biosynthetic, whose amino-acid sequence MNTPSYPEYLTRILTASVYDVAVETPLDHARILSARMGNQVLLKREDLQPVFSFKIRGAYNKMARLPKAALERGVITASAGNHAQGVALSAQRLGCPATIVMPETTPQIKVDAVRNRGGNVVLKGVSYNDAYDHAMTLVAESGLTYIPPFDDPDVIAGQGTVALEIIRQNPGEIDAIFVPIGGGGLAAGVAVFLKQVRPEIKVIGVQTNDSCDMKLSIAQGERVELKDVGLFSDGTAVKLVGEETFRLCRDLLDDIITVDTDAICGAIKDIFDDTRSITEPAGALALAGLKAYISRNQVRNQTLIAVTSGANMNFHRLRHVSERSELGEGNEGIFAVSIPEKPGSFLKFINILGNRNITEFNYRYGDDTVAHIFVGIQTAGTQDLAKISTELTAAGLPNTDLTNDEIAKIHIRYMVGGRTHKVANERVVSFEFPERPGALANFLSHMQTDWNITLFHYRNHGADYGRVLVGVDVPQEDDEAFNSFLNNLGYVYQNETDNAAYKMFLA is encoded by the coding sequence ATGAATACTCCGTCTTACCCCGAATACCTTACCCGTATCCTCACCGCATCGGTTTACGATGTTGCCGTAGAAACGCCGCTTGATCATGCCCGTATTTTATCGGCCCGCATGGGCAATCAAGTATTGCTAAAACGTGAAGATCTCCAACCCGTCTTTTCATTCAAAATCCGCGGGGCCTACAATAAAATGGCCCGACTGCCCAAAGCGGCGCTAGAGCGCGGCGTTATTACCGCAAGCGCCGGCAACCATGCACAAGGCGTTGCTTTATCAGCCCAACGTTTAGGCTGCCCCGCAACCATCGTCATGCCTGAAACCACACCGCAAATCAAAGTGGATGCAGTACGCAACCGCGGCGGCAACGTGGTTTTGAAAGGTGTTTCGTACAACGATGCCTACGACCATGCCATGACTTTAGTTGCCGAAAGCGGGCTGACCTACATTCCCCCTTTCGACGATCCCGACGTTATCGCGGGACAAGGCACTGTGGCCTTGGAGATCATCCGCCAAAACCCGGGAGAAATCGATGCTATTTTTGTTCCTATCGGCGGTGGCGGTTTGGCGGCCGGTGTGGCCGTTTTCCTGAAACAGGTGCGGCCTGAAATCAAAGTAATCGGCGTTCAAACCAATGATTCTTGCGATATGAAGCTCTCTATTGCCCAAGGAGAGCGGGTAGAATTAAAAGATGTCGGTCTGTTTTCAGACGGCACTGCCGTGAAGCTGGTGGGGGAAGAAACTTTCCGCCTGTGCCGTGATTTGCTCGACGATATCATTACCGTAGATACCGATGCGATATGCGGTGCCATCAAAGATATTTTCGATGACACCCGCAGCATTACCGAGCCGGCAGGTGCGTTAGCCCTGGCCGGACTGAAAGCCTATATTTCCCGCAATCAGGTACGTAACCAAACCCTGATTGCCGTCACCAGCGGTGCCAATATGAATTTCCACCGCCTCCGCCATGTTTCGGAACGCAGCGAACTGGGCGAGGGGAACGAAGGTATTTTTGCTGTTTCCATTCCTGAGAAACCGGGCAGTTTCTTGAAATTCATTAATATTTTGGGCAACCGGAATATCACCGAATTCAATTACCGCTACGGTGACGATACGGTTGCGCATATTTTTGTTGGTATCCAAACCGCAGGTACTCAGGATTTAGCCAAAATCAGCACCGAACTCACGGCCGCCGGTTTGCCCAATACCGACCTAACCAATGATGAAATAGCCAAAATCCATATCCGATATATGGTTGGCGGACGCACGCATAAAGTGGCTAACGAGCGTGTCGTTAGTTTTGAGTTTCCGGAACGTCCCGGTGCCCTGGCAAACTTCCTCAGCCACATGCAAACCGATTGGAATATTACTCTCTTTCACTACCGCAATCACGGCGCCGATTACGGTAGGGTTTTAGTCGGAGTGGATGTTCCGCAAGAGGATGACGAAGCTTTTAATTCTTTCCTCAATAATCTTGGTTACGTGTATCAAAATGAAACGGATAATGCCGCCTATAAAATGTTTTTAGCATAA
- a CDS encoding D-alanyl-D-alanine carboxypeptidase family protein, whose translation MKKTLLGLVVAALLSGHVIAAGENTASAASAPATQAASATNTQAAAPAQAVPQVPEIAATAFVIKDLQSGQILAEKGLNDQIEPASLTKLMTAYLAFKALENGTLKPEQMLTVSEKGWKAEGSRMFLEPRKPASVSDLIKGLIVQSGNDAAITLAEAIGGSEEGFADMMNAEAKRLGMTKTHFLNSTGLPAEGHLTSVNDLVILAGAIINDFPKYYPIYSIKSFKYNNIDQPNRNLLLYRDPSVDGLKTGHTSSAGYNLVASSKRNGRRVVSVVVGTESQESRAAESSKLLNWALQSFDTPKLYDANQTISQLKVYKGSANAVNVGFTSDAYITIPRGQGGNIKPVLETVQPVLAPIQKDQVLGKLKIMSNGKVLAEKNVVALNAVEEAGWFGRAYDSIVLWFKNLFADE comes from the coding sequence ATGAAAAAAACATTGCTTGGCCTAGTAGTGGCCGCTTTATTGTCCGGCCATGTCATCGCAGCCGGTGAAAATACCGCTTCCGCGGCATCTGCTCCTGCAACCCAAGCCGCTTCAGCTACAAATACCCAAGCTGCCGCTCCCGCACAGGCCGTACCGCAAGTACCTGAAATTGCGGCCACGGCTTTTGTCATTAAAGATTTGCAAAGCGGCCAGATTCTTGCTGAAAAAGGCCTGAACGACCAAATAGAACCTGCGTCCCTTACCAAGCTGATGACTGCTTATTTGGCATTCAAAGCGTTGGAAAATGGTACGCTCAAACCCGAGCAAATGCTGACCGTATCGGAAAAGGGCTGGAAAGCGGAAGGTTCGCGTATGTTTCTGGAGCCGCGTAAGCCGGCCAGTGTCAGTGATTTGATCAAAGGCTTAATTGTTCAATCGGGCAATGATGCGGCCATTACTTTGGCTGAGGCTATTGGCGGCAGCGAAGAAGGTTTTGCCGATATGATGAATGCGGAAGCCAAACGGTTGGGGATGACCAAAACCCATTTTCTCAATAGCACGGGTTTGCCGGCAGAAGGCCATTTGACCAGTGTGAACGACTTGGTTATTTTGGCGGGTGCGATTATCAATGATTTCCCCAAATACTATCCGATTTATTCGATTAAATCATTTAAATATAACAATATCGACCAACCTAACCGTAATTTGCTGCTATATCGCGATCCGAGCGTAGACGGTTTGAAAACCGGACACACCAGCAGCGCGGGCTATAATTTGGTGGCATCCAGCAAACGCAACGGCCGCCGTGTCGTATCAGTAGTCGTGGGTACTGAAAGCCAAGAATCCCGCGCAGCGGAAAGCAGCAAATTGTTGAATTGGGCTTTGCAATCTTTCGACACGCCGAAATTGTATGATGCCAACCAAACCATTTCCCAGTTGAAAGTGTATAAGGGTTCGGCCAATGCGGTGAATGTCGGTTTTACCTCTGATGCTTATATTACGATTCCGCGTGGGCAGGGCGGTAATATCAAGCCCGTATTGGAAACCGTGCAGCCAGTGCTGGCACCGATTCAAAAAGATCAGGTGCTGGGTAAGCTGAAGATTATGAGCAACGGTAAGGTATTGGCCGAAAAAAATGTTGTCGCTCTGAATGCTGTGGAAGAGGCAGGCTGGTTCGGCCGTGCTTATGACAGCATTGTTTTGTGGTTTAAGAATCTGTTTGCAGATGAATAA
- the aroC gene encoding chorismate synthase, protein MAGNTFGQLFTVSTFGESHGPALGCIIDGCPPGLELSEADIQADLDRRKPGTSRHVTQRREADEVEILSGVFEGRTTGTPIALLIRNTDQRSKDYGNIARQFRPGHADYTYWHKYGIRDYRGGGRSSARETAARVAAGAVAKKWLKEKFNTEITAYVTQVGEHKITFEDYSHINNNPFFAANESQIPALENYMDSIRKSLDSVGAKLRVEARNVPVGLGEPVFDRLDADIAYALMSINAVKGVEIGAGFGSVAQRGSEHGDELTPEGFLSNHAGGILGGISTGQTITANFVVKPTSSIATPRRSIDIDGTPVEIATHGRHDPCVGLRAAPIAEAMIALVLIDHALRQRAQNADVRVQTPDIAG, encoded by the coding sequence ATGGCAGGCAATACATTCGGACAACTCTTTACCGTAAGCACATTCGGCGAAAGCCACGGCCCGGCACTCGGCTGTATCATCGACGGCTGCCCCCCCGGCTTGGAACTTAGCGAAGCCGACATCCAAGCCGATCTCGACCGCCGCAAACCCGGCACCAGCCGCCACGTTACCCAACGCCGCGAAGCCGACGAAGTCGAAATCCTCTCAGGCGTATTCGAAGGACGCACCACCGGCACCCCCATCGCCTTGCTTATTCGTAATACCGACCAACGCAGTAAAGACTACGGCAATATAGCCCGGCAATTCCGCCCCGGCCATGCCGATTACACCTACTGGCATAAATACGGCATACGCGATTATCGCGGCGGCGGCCGCTCCTCTGCCCGCGAAACCGCTGCCCGGGTAGCTGCCGGAGCTGTTGCAAAAAAATGGCTGAAAGAAAAATTCAACACCGAAATCACTGCCTACGTTACCCAAGTCGGCGAACATAAAATTACTTTCGAAGACTACAGCCATATCAACAACAATCCTTTTTTCGCCGCCAACGAAAGCCAAATTCCCGCACTCGAAAACTACATGGACAGCATACGCAAGTCGCTTGACTCCGTAGGCGCCAAACTCCGTGTAGAAGCCCGCAATGTACCCGTCGGCTTGGGCGAACCGGTATTCGACCGGCTGGATGCGGATATTGCCTATGCGCTTATGAGCATCAACGCCGTAAAAGGTGTTGAAATCGGCGCAGGATTCGGCAGTGTGGCTCAACGCGGCAGCGAGCACGGCGACGAACTCACCCCCGAAGGCTTTTTAAGCAACCATGCGGGCGGCATTCTCGGCGGCATCTCCACCGGGCAAACCATTACCGCCAATTTTGTCGTCAAGCCCACCAGCAGCATTGCCACACCGCGCCGCTCCATCGATATTGACGGCACCCCCGTGGAAATCGCCACCCATGGCCGGCACGATCCCTGCGTCGGCTTGCGCGCCGCACCGATTGCCGAAGCCATGATCGCCCTCGTATTAATCGACCACGCTTTGCGCCAACGTGCTCAAAATGCCGATGTGCGCGTACAAACACCGGATATCGCCGGATAG
- a CDS encoding DNA polymerase III subunit chi, with amino-acid sequence MPKATFYTHVADPADFACRLAQRALQNSNSILIWTDTETAAAKLDIDLWRFNATSFLPHEIWHDGTYPEDVPIVISSGNQLPKQTTAEVVLNLSAAFWCDTRPQPSRVLEIVGTSLEELADARERFKAYKQSGFEIEHHNMQNKA; translated from the coding sequence ATGCCGAAAGCCACTTTCTATACCCATGTTGCCGACCCCGCCGATTTTGCCTGCCGCCTAGCGCAACGTGCACTGCAAAACAGCAACAGCATATTGATATGGACCGATACCGAAACGGCCGCAGCCAAGCTCGACATTGATTTATGGCGCTTTAACGCCACTTCTTTTCTACCTCATGAAATATGGCATGATGGTACGTATCCTGAAGATGTGCCGATAGTCATCTCAAGCGGCAACCAACTTCCTAAACAAACTACGGCAGAAGTAGTTTTAAACTTGTCCGCTGCTTTTTGGTGTGACACACGCCCCCAACCGTCGCGCGTATTGGAAATCGTTGGCACCAGCTTAGAAGAATTGGCCGATGCACGCGAGCGTTTCAAAGCATACAAACAAAGCGGTTTTGAAATAGAACACCACAATATGCAAAATAAAGCCTGA